The genomic interval ATCTCTGTGATGCGTGGACTGCAGATTTCGGACGACCTGTTGCGTCTGTTGGACGCCGGATTGCCGATGGATTTGCCCGTTCGTTCACTCGATGCGGTCGTCAAACAAATCGATTTGCTTTGTCGAATGAACGAGTGCCAAGTCGATGCCAAGACCGTCTCTGGGGCGATCGAGTCGCTTCGACAGGGTGACGAAGTTGAGATTTCCAAGATCGTTCGTGTCGTCGCTCGGTTGCTGGGACTTCGATCCAACGACCTCCGCAGCAGCACTCGCAAGCAGTCCGTTGTGCGTGCTCGTTCGCTGGCGATGTATTTGAGTCGTCGGATGACGACCAAGAGCTTGGACCAGATCGGCAAGTACTTCGGCGGTCGCGATCACTCGACCGTTCTGCACGCCATTCGCAAGACAGAATCTTTGCTCGCTACCGACGCCGAGTTGTCTCGTGCCGCCGCCGATGCGGCCGACAAGCTCTCCGGCTAGGTATTTTTCCTCACTATTTCCGACACTTCTCGCTGATCGCCACCCCGCTAAACGCTTTCACCACTGGTTCCCAGGCTCCTGCCTGGGAACCCTATGATTAGTAGGCTCCTGCCTGCCGATCTGCTGACAATTTCCAGGCTACGCTGATTTTCGCGAGGCAGAGCCTCCATGGCAGTGCGTTCCCTGGGGTGAGCCTGGGAGCGAGTGTTCTGCGGGGTGCCTATCAGCGAGAAGTGTCCTATTTCCACCTTTTTTTTCGGTGGAAAACCTGTCCGCTACCTGTTCATCTGGCGTCAGACTTTCTTCGTTGGACCTGTCGTTTTCTCCTCAAGGTCTGTCAATGAATGTTGGTAAGTGGCGTTTTGACGAACCTTCAATCAACGCCGCACTGACATGTTTTCCACTCTCCCGACTTTTTCCCAACTTGTTTCTCCGTCTTGACTTCCAGCCGCCAAAGTCGAGTTACTGACACGATTCGCCACGTCATTAAGACGACGAAGATAAAAAGAAATATCTTTATCATCATGCTGTCCCTGATCGCTTTGACTGCTGGCAAACAAACACGTCGTTCGGGAGGTGCGAGAAAGCCTGGCAGGCGTTAAAACATGCGTCGAACGTTCATCAACAATGCCGACCGATCGTAGGATCGTTTCTCGCTTCTGTGTTGCTCCATGAAAATCACTTGTTCTCGCGAACCGCTCACCGCTGCTTTCTCGTTGGCCGCCAGCATCGCTCCCACACGGTCTCCCAAGGAGATCCTACAGAACGTCAAGATCACTGCGTCGGGAGGCAAGTTGACGCTCACAGCGACCGACATGGAGGTCGGGATCCGGCTTGATATCGAGGAGGGTGTGGAGATCGAGGTCGAAGGCACCGCGTTGCTGCCGGTCGGCCGAACCAACGCCATTTTGCGAGAAAGCAATGACGAGACGTTGACGCTGGAGACCGACGACTCCGGTGTGATCGTTCGCGGCAGCCGCAGCAAGTTTCGTCTACCGGGAAACAACCCAGACGAATTTCCACCGGTGGGAGCGTTCGAGGAGGACAAGTACCACGTCATCTCGACGCGATTGTTTCGGACGATGGTCAAGCGGACTGTTTTCGCGACCGACACCGAGAACAGCCGCTTTGCACTCGGTGGGGTGCTGTTGGAACTCACCGGAGACGAAGTCATCGCAGTCGGCACCGACGGGCGTCGGTTGGCTCGGATGGAAGGCAAGGGCGAGTCAGTCGGTGGTCATGAGACCACCGGGACCAGCACCATCGTACCGACGCGAGCCATTCAGTTGATGGAGCGTGCCTTGGATGAAAAGCAAGACACCGTCGACGTGGCGGCCCGAGCGAGCGACTTGTTGCTCAGAACCAACAACGCGGTGATCCATTCGCGGTTGGTCGAAGGCCGATATCCCAATTGGAGACAGGTGTTTCCCAAAAGAGACGACGCGGTGATTTTGGACATGACCGTGGGTCCATTGTTCGCAGCTTTGCGACAAGCTGCGATCGTGACCGATCACGAGAGCCGCGGAATCGATTTCACGTTCGCCGATGGAACGCTGAAACTGGAGGCCAACACCAAGGATATCGGTGAGTCGCAGATCGAATTGCCGATCGCCTATGACGGAGACCCGATCACGCTGACGATGGACCATCGTTACGTGGCGGATTTCTGCAAGGTGCTGGATGCCGAAGCGAGCTTTCAGTTGGAAGTCGAGTCGTCAGCTGCACCAGCCTTGTTGAGTACCGACGATGGCTATGGTTACGTGATCATGCCGATGGCCCGAGACCGATAGTGTGTGAACGATCGTGGCCAAAAAACGCAAGCCGGTCGAGAAAAAGGAACGACAACCGATCCAAAAGATCGGAGCGTTGGTCAACCAACTGCTCGCCCGCAGGGGCTACGCGGCGATCGAAGTCAACGAGCAGTTGCACGCAGCGATAGCATCAGCAGTCCCCGGTGAATTGGGCGATCAAATCATCGTCGGGCGAATCAGCCGCGGCGTGTTGCAGGTTTTCGCGACCGACTCGGTGGTCTTGCAGGAAATCACCTTTCAGAAGCGGGCGATCCTGAAACGGATTCAAAAGGAATTGCCGCAGTCACAAATCACCGACCTGCGTTTTCGAATCCAAACCGCATGAAACACAGCAACGTGATCCGATGTGATGACGGAGTCAAACGGTGCTGGTGGTGCGTCAGCGACCCGCAGTACATCGACTATCACGATCAGGAATGGGGCCGACCGGTCACTGACGAGATCCGTTTGTTCGAGAAACTTTGTTTGGAGGGATTTCAATCGGGTTTGAGTTGGCTGACCATTCTCAAAAAACGAGAGAACTTTAGAAAGGCATTCGCCGGGTTTGATTTCGAAAAAGTGTCACGATACGGGGACAAAGACGTGACGCGTTTGATGGCCGATGCGGGCATCGTTCGCAATCGAGCGAAGATCGAGGCAACGATCAACAACGCACAGCGGGCGTCGGAGTTGGCAAACAGTGGTCGCTCGTTGGCGGGTCAACTGTGGCAGTTTCGACCGGCCCGATCACCGGTTTTGCGCAGTCGCGATCAAGTCCAGGCAACGACACCGGAATCGATAGCGATGAGCAAAACGCTTCGCAAACAAGGTTGGAAATTCATCGGTCCGACGACCTGTTATGCATTGATGCAAGCGATGGGAATGGTCAATGATCATCTGCGAACCTGTGATCATTGGCAGCAGGTCGAGCAAGAACGCAAGGCATTTGAACAGCCGTCATAGCATGGGCGGCAAAAAGTCGATACCGAATTTCTCGCCGATAGCAGCCATAGCGATCGGATCCGGTGGAGCATCGACCGGTATCTTGGCAAACTCAAGGACGAAATCTTCGAAACCGGCCGGGTGACATGTGATCAAGAGCTTGCCCGGTCGATCGGACGTGTTTCGAAACTGATGAGCGATCCCCGGAGGCGCGATCAAGAAAGAACCGGGACCGGCATGCACGGTGTCGTCGCCGATCGCAAAAACGAAGTCACCGTCAATCACATAGAACGTTTCGGACTCCCTGTGGTGTCGGTGACAGGGCGGACCGGCACCGGCGGGAACCACGGTTTCCAGAATCGTGCAAACACCATTGGTGTCCGCTGCAGTGGCTTTGATCGTGATTTGATCGCCGCCCAAGACCACGTAGTGATCGCCTTGCCCAGAGTCGACAACCAATTTTCGAGAAATCATGACCCGCTCACTCTAGATTGTTTTGTGGTTGGTGAGAGACCGTAGTACGGTAAAGGAATCATCGTAGCGGAACATGACAAGAAAGATTTGGATTCCCCATGAAAATCGAATCGATCACCTGGACGTTTGTCTGCCAAGCAGGGCGTTTGGAGAGGGAAGCCAGCGTGTTGGCAGCTAGTCTTCGTCAGTTCCTCGGTCCGCGGGCTCATTTGATCGCGACGCTGCCGCATTCGTCATCCGTGACACACGATGACGCATTTGAGTCGATCACCCCGGCGGTGCGAGCTTTCTTGCAAGAGTTGGGTGTGCGGTTGACACCTCAACTCAATCCGCTGCTCAAATCACCGGGCACACTGCCAGACCTGCTGATGAACAAAGCCTATGCGTTGAAAGCGGACCCAGCGGCAAAGGTCGTTGTTTTCTTGGACAGCGACCAGTTGTGTCACGGCGTGCCACAGTGGACTGATTTTGCTGTGCCGTTCTATGGGCGAGCGGTTTTTTTTTCAGGAGCCGCTGCGATGCAGGGACTGTGGGAACAAGCCTACGAAGCATGCGAGGTGACCATGCCGAATCATCGCATCGTGGTTCGCAAGCGAGACGGCACTCATCCACCGATCGTTTGTCCGGCATATTTCAACAGCGGATTTCAAGCCGTCCACCAACCATGGATTGAGCCGTTTGTACAGCAGTACGTGGATTGTTATCAGCGTCTCAAAGTGATCGATCTCTTGGGCGAGGCGAGATATTTCACTGAACAGGTAGCGATGGCGATCGCGGTGGCAAAAGTCGGAATCCCCTATCAAATGGACACGCAGCGAATCAACGAGAGCTTTCGACACTACTACAGCACGTCCATCTTGGCGTCGCTGCCCCAGCACTCACGATTGGTTCGACAACTCTGTCAAGTTTATCCACCGCTATTGAGCATCTTGCAACCACATTCAGAGTGGGACGGTGTTTTATCGGCGGATCACAGCACTTCCAGTGCGAGCTGATCGGCAGCCAATTGCAACTCCAATTCACTATCAACGGATGTTGCCGATCCACTTGGCGGAGTCGTCCGTTGTCGTCTGATTTCATTGACAACGAACAACGCGTCGTCCGCCGAGACACGACCGTCGGCATTGGTATCGAGCAGACCCATCTCTTCTTCGGCGTCACCAATGAGCTGATCCAAAGCCAATCGATTGATGACCGCCAGGGCATCCGAAGCGGTAACCACTCCGTCGCCATTGGCATCACCTGAGATGGGAGTGGCAATGGGAGCGGCGTTGGTGGCGTTGGTGCTGCCGTTGGAGAAAGAAATGCCATTTGGTGCGAGAGTGAAATTGAGAGGTCGCGATGACCGCGAGCCACTCATGTCCTTGAACAGGCCGGTGCCCGGATTGGTTAAATCGCTTGTATAAAGTTCACGGTCACCGCTAGCATCCAGAGCGCTAAACAGCAGTTGATTTCCGAGGGTGGTTAAATTCTCGGGCTCACCACTGTCAGAACCATTGAGGTTCTTGACCAACACGGTACCGGATTCTGTTCCATCTGTTTTGAACAATTCGCGTTGAACACCGGCGGAAGCCACGAAGACCAACTCGCCGTTGAATTCGGTCAGTTCAACGGGATTGGCACTGTTGTTGTTATTGAGATTCGCCACCATCACGGTGCTCGAGGACGGGCCAGTCGTGACGAACAGCTCGCGTTGATTGGCACTGGAGTTGGCGGCAAAGAACAGTTTGCCATCGACAACGATCAGCTCACTGGGGCTAGCGCTAGCAGAGCCACCCAAGTCACGAACAAGGCCAGTGCTGGCAGCAAAACCATTGCTTTTGAACAATTCGCGTTCACCGCTGGGCAGCATCGCGGTAAAGAATACCTGGCTGCCGTAGCGAGTCAGGTTTTGCGGATCAGCCGAGACGCTGCCCGAGAGGTTCTCGACCAACACCGTCCCAGAGGGAGTGCCATCGGACTTGTGCAACTCACGTTCTCCACTGGCCGTTACGGCAGAGAAAAAGAGGGTGTCTCCAACGACCGTCAAGTCTCTGGGGTCAGCATTCACGTCTCCAGAAAGATTAACGATCGGTTTGGTGCCGGCGACGGTTCCATCGCTAACAAACAACTCTCGTTGATTCGCACCGATTTGAGCGGCAAAGTAAAGCAGTCCACCCATCTCAACCAAATCGGTTGGCTGGCTGCTGACTGATCCAGCGAGATTCTCGACCACATGGGTTCCGGCAAAGGTTCCATCGCTGACGAACAGTTCACGTTGACCATCCGAGCGGTTGGCGGCAAAGAACAACTTGCTACCGACGCGAGTCAATTCTGTGGGATTACTGGAAACCGAGCCGCCCAAGTCGCGAACCAATTGTGTTCCAGCGGGGGTGCCATCGGACATAAACAATTCACGTTGGTTGGCAGACGTCATTGCCGAAAAGAACAACCGATCGCCCACGAGTGTCAAATACTCGGGTTGCGCGGAGATCGAACCGCCAATATTGGTAAGCGGTTTGGTGCCAGCTACGGTGCCATCGGAGGCGAACAACTCGCGTTGATTATCAGCAGTCACGGCGGTGAAAAAGTAGCTATCTACCAGCGGAAAGCTATTTGGGACGGCGATGAAATCACGTGGTTTGGAGGAAACATCACCACTGAGATTGGTGAGCATCTCGGTGCCCGCACTCGACAGGTCGCTAGTGAAGACTTCGCGTTGTCCGTCGCCAGTGGTCGCCACGAAAACCAATTTTCCTCGGACGGAAGTCAACTGCTGCGGTTGACTACTCACAGAGCCGGCAATGTTTTTGACCAGTTCCGTGCCAGTAAATGTGCCATCGCTTCGGAACAGTTCCCGTTGGTCACCGGACGAGGCAACAAAAGCGAGCATGCCATCAACTTCGGTCAGCTCGACCGGATCAGCACTGGCACCGCCGTTGAGGTCTTTGACCAACTGGGTGCTTAAAGCAGTCCCCGTCGTGACAAACAGTTCTCGCTGTGTGCTGCTGGAGTTGGCGGCAAAGTAGAGTTTTCCATCGACCACGGTGAGTTCGTCGGGGCGAGAGCTGACACCACCGCCAAGATTCGTCACGATTTCAGTGCCCGCAGCGGTCCCGTTGCTCTTAAACAGTTCACGTTCGCCGTTGGCCAAACTCGCCGTGAAAAAGACTCGGCTACCCAACCTAGTTAGGCCGACCGGATCAGCAGATCGGGAGCTGCCTAGGTTTTCAATCATCTTCGTGCCGCTAGCGGTGCCATCACTCTTGAATAACTCACGTTCGGTGCTGTTGATCCGAGCGGTGAAGAACAAGGTGTCACCCACGGCGATCAATTCTTGCGGATTAGCATTCAGATTGCCGGAAAGATTGACCAACGGTTTCGTACCAGCAAGTGTGCCATTGCTGACGTGCAACTCACGCTGGTTGGCTCCAATATTGGCACTGAAGTAGAGCTCTCCTTTGAAGGCGGTCAGCCATTTTGGATCACTCGCTACGGTGCCAGCGAGATTCTCCACCAGGCGTGTTCCGACCGAGGTTCCATCGGTGACGAACAGTTCCCGTTGGCCGTTGTCCATTTCGGCAGAAAAGAAGATTTGGTTGCCGACCTTCGTCAATTCAGCAGGTTTGGATGGAGCGTTTCCAGAGAGGTCCTTCAGTAGTTTAGTGGAGCTCGGGGTGCCTTCCGATACAAAGAGCTCACGGTCACCATTGGACGTCAGCGCGGTGAAGATGATTTGATCACCCAACAACGTCAGGTCGGCAGGATTGGACGCCGTGGCGCCGGAGAGATTTGCCAGCAGCGCGGTGTTGTTTCCGCTGCCGTCGGAGGCGAACAGCTCACGTTGTCCATCGGGAGTTTCGGCGGTGAAGTAGAATTTTCCGCTGCTGTTGCCATTGCCGTTGAATCCGCCGCCAGGATTGCCACCGCCGCCTCCGTTGTCCACAGCGGCGATAGCAGCCTCGGCGTTGACCAATCCGAATCCGGTGTCAAAGTCGAACCCGGGGGAAAGCATGTCGATCGCGGTGATCTGCAGCGCGGTGTTGATCTGGGCCGGAGTGAGCGAACCAGGTCCGCCGGCGGCCTCCAACATCAGAGCCGCGACAGCAGCAATGTGTGGGGCAGCGGCAGAGGTACCAGGAAAGTTGGGAAAACTGTCGTTGTCAGGATCATTGCCGGCAACGAAGAACGAAGTATTGGTGTTGTCCGGGCCGGTCACGATCGGCTGTTGTCGGACTTCAGGAGTTGCTAGGCGGTTGCCCGCAGTGTCAAACAAAATCGGTAGTCCACCGGCGGACGTCGTGGGTTGTGGCGAGGGTGGATTGGTTCCAAACGCTGGTGTGTCACGGTAGTCGGCAGCGGCGATACCTGCTCCGCCGATCGCTTGATGGTGTCCGTAGAGCGTGCTGCTCTGCGTATCAAATTCGCCGATGTCAAATCCAGAGCCAAACGCTAGGTATTTGACCACACCAGGTGTGGGACCGCCTGCGGGAAGATATCGCGCAAGTAAAATGTTAAAGAACCGAGCTTGACTGCTCATGTTCGAGATTTCAACGATTTCAATCGCGTCTTGGCCAGTGTTTTGCAAGTCACTCTTGGCGACCATCAACTGGGTCTGGAAATCGTAGACAAAGATGTCCATGTCGTTGGCCGCACCGGCTCCACCGGCCGAAGCAAACGGTTGGTCCCACTGAAAAATCAGCGTTGCGGATCCGCCTGGGGCGAGGGCGACAAGCTGAAACCCGTCAGTATTGGCCGAGGGGTCAAAATCGTGAGCTACAAAATCGCCATTTGGATCGGGGGTGATCACACCGGATGATGAAATATGAGCGCGAGTCCCATCGGTTCGGAACACACTTTCGTAGGAGTCACGCCCTTGGTTGCCTGCTGATGAAAAGAAGGGCACTCCCTGGGCGACCACTTGGGCGGCAGCCTGCGCGATGATCCCGTCTTGAAAGAAGGGTTGCGCGAAATTGGACACGTCGTCGACGATCACATCAGCCCCAGCCGCAGCAAGGTCCAAGATGCCCTGGGCAAAGTTCGCCGGTCCTGCAAACCCGGTGTGAAAAGCCAGCTCGGCAGCCGGCGCGATGTCATGGATCAGCTCCAACATCGCGCGGCCTTCGTCACTATGGTTGGCGTTAACGCCATTGGGTTCATCTTCTAAGACTTGTACCGGTGTGGTGAATCCGTTTGGGTTGCCAGGACCCGGCAAGTTCCCGCTGGCGATCCCGCCTGCGGCACCACCACCGCCCGAGTTCTTGTCAAAGCTGTCCGAGATCACGCCGATCTTGAGCCCCGATCCGTCCACGTTGAAGGTCGCCCGCGCGATGTCGGATCTCATTGCCGCGTCGGCTTGGTTGCTAACCGTCCCCACATTGGAGATTGACGGATAGATCGGGCGGATGAAACGTACCGACTCTAGTGCAGAAAGGTCATCCAGTTTGATCGGATCGATCGATCCGCTGAGGATCTTTCCAAAGAACCCGTTCTCGATGAATCCGGTCCCCAGCAGATCCATTCGCAACGAATCCAGATCGGTGTCGGCGATGATTTCGATCAACACATCGCCGTTTTGATTGACCAGCAGTCCTGACTGCTGCACTGTGCTGGAAAGGGTCTCGACGCGACTGGTCACATTGGGACCGAACGACCTGCCGGCAACTTGGTAAACGTCGAAAAGGTCTTGCCCGATGACACGAGCAACCGGATCGTGTTTGGTCGGGATGAAGTCCGGTGCCGCGTTCGATTCAGCCAACGGCGCCGAGTCGATCGCAAAATCGGCGGCCGCCAAGTCAGCCAGGCTAAGTGTCGTGGATTGCAGAATCTCCGATGAGAAGCTCAGTTCCGCTGCCAACAACAGCCGCGATTCCAGCATTTCCATGCGAAGCCGCGGGCCGGGTGACCGGCGAAGGGAGTTTTTGCGGGCGTGAGAACGGAGAATGGCTGGGCGTCGCATGGTGATGTGGCCTCAAAAACAGCACCGAGCTAATGGCTCAAATGCGGTTGGCAGTGGGACGTTTTCTGAAAGAGGGCAAGTGCTCAGATCGATAGCAAATGACCCCCCGCCTGGGAATGAATAAGCAAAATATTCCGCATAACCGGTACCTTCAAGGATGAAATCAACCAAAGCGGGGCTTTGGCGCAGGTTTCACAACTTCAGGGCCAGGCTTCAGTGTCAGGGGATACCAGAGGGGAACGAAGCAGAACGAGTGGGCTTCCCCAAAAAATCCGTTGGCCTTGCGAAAAATCGCTCCACAAGCCACACTCTGACCCTTCCAAAAATCGATGTGTGACCGCCGAAACGGGATTGGCCCGTTTCGGAGCCCTGCCGAGTCTTTGATCAGCCAGTGAACTGGCGAATCCATCGGCACGATCTTGGATCACACCCGGCGTCGCTGATTCTGACCTTTGTCATCTCCAGCGTCAGCCCAAACCCCCTACTGCTGCATCAGCGGCGAAAGAAAACGGATACGAAATGGCACGTTATACCGGTCCCAAAGCACGCGTGAATCGTCGTCTCGGAACGCTCATTTATGAAACCGCCGGTGCTGTTCGAGCACTCGATCGCCGCAACACGCCGCCCGGCATGCACGTCCGCGGACGTCGCCCCAGCAACTACGGTTTGGCATTGATGGAGAAGCAAAAGATCAAGCACTATTACGGCTTGGGCGAACGCCAACTGCGTCGTTATTTCGATGCGGTCGGTCGCAAAGCGGGCAATACCGGCGAGTTGTTGCTGTTGATGTGTGAGCGTCGTCTGGACAACGTGGTCCGCCGAGCCGGCTTCACCAAGACACGTCCACAAGCCCGTCAGGGAATCACCCACGGACACTTCTGTGTCAACGGCGTTAAAGTCACCAAGCCGAGTTTTCTGTTGCGTCCCGGTGACATCGTCGAAGTCCGCGGTCGTGAAAACCTCAAGAATCTTTACCGAGGCGTGATCGCCAACGCATCGCCCGATCCCCTGGACTGGGTGGCATTTGACAGCGAAGGCCTCAAGCTGACCGTTCTCGGCCTGCCCGGACCGACGGACATCAGCCTGCCCGTGGACGCCAATAGCGTCGTCGAATTCCTGTCTCGCTAGTCGCCGGCTTGCCAATCCCTGGCGACCATCTCGGGTCGCCCCGGTTTTGGCACGGCTTGCCAATTTGAACTTCGTCGTTCGCAAGACGGATGGTGCGATGACGATGGTGGCACGCATAATGGCGTGGGCGGTTTTGATCGTACAGGCGGGGGCGGTTGGAAAGTAACATTCCAGATCCCATCACATAGATTTGACCCACACAGATTCGACCCACACAACGCGAAGTTTTCTCTCATGCATTGTCCCGTCGTAGTTCTTGGTGGCGGACCCGGTGGATACGCCGCCGCATTCCTGGCCGCCGACGAAGGTTTGGATGTCACGATCGTCGAGGCCGAACCGCGACTGGGCGGTACCTGCTTGCTCAGAGGATGCATCCCCAGCAAAGCCCTGTTGCACGTTGCCAAGGTGATCCACGAAGTCGATGACCTACGCGAGAATTGGGGCGTCACCTACGACGGAGCCCCGAAAATCGATGTCGACAAAGTACGAGCACGCAAGGACCAAGTGATCAGTAACCTGACCGGCGGCCTGGCCAACTTGGCCAAGCGACGAAAGGTGAAAGTCATCCAGGCCCGCGGCAGCTTTGTCGATTCCACCACTTTGGCATTGGAGGGTGATCACGAATCCATCCCAGAAAGCCGCCGAATCACGTTCGATCACTGTGTGCTGGCAACCGGCAGCGTGCCCGCCATGCCGCCCGTGTTTGACATCGGCAGCGACCGCGTGATGGACAGCACCGGCGCACTGAAACTCGTCGACATCCCCGAAACACTGCTGGTCATCGGCGGTGGATACATCGGTCTGGAAATGGGCAGCGTCTACGCACAGCTCGGCTCTAAGGTTACCGTCGTCGAGTTAGCCGAAAGCCTGCTGCCGGGTGCCGACCCCGATCTCGTCAAACCGCTGGCCAAACGCATCGACAAGTTGTGCGAGGGCCGAGTGCGGTTGAACACCAAAGTCGGCTCGGTGGCCGAGGTCGGTGACAAGGTCGAAGTCACCTTCGAGGGACCCGCGCACTTCGGGCACGAACAATTCGACCGCGTCCTGGTCAGCATCGGACGTCGCCCGGTCACTCGCGGACTGGGTTTGGAAAACACCAAGGTCGTCGTCAACGCCCGCGGTTTTGTCGAGTGTGATGCCTCGCAACGCACAGCCGATCCTCACATCCTGGCCATCGGAGATGTCGCCGGCGACCCCATGCTGGCACACAAGGCCACCCACGAAGGACGCGTGGCGGCGGAAGTCATCGCGGGCAAACCAGTCACCTTTGACAAAGTTGCCATCCCCGCTGTGGTTTTCACCGATCCTGAAATCGCTTGGGCGGGTCTGACAGAGTTGGAAGCCAAGCAGCAAGGTCGCGCCGTCGATGTGGAGGTCTATCCGTGGGCCGCCAGCGGTCGCGCCCAAGCCCTCGGGATCACTGACGGGCTGACCAAATGGCTCGTCGATCCGGAAACCAATCGCGTGCTCGGTTGCGGCATCGTCGGCAGCGGTGCCGGTGAGCTGATCGCCGAAGCCGTGTTGGCGATCGAGATGGGATGCGAGGTACACGACATCACCGAAAGCGTTCACCCGCACCCCACGCTCAGCGAAACGCTGATGAACGCCGGCGAAGTCCACTTCGGCACCGCCACCGAAATTTACAAACCCAAACGCCACTGAAACGTGACATCAAAGGGGTCAGGCCTCTTTTCGCCGTCCCGTTTCCATTGCCTGTTATCATTGCCCAGCCATCGATCATGACCAAACGCGTCTACATCAAAACCGTCGGCTGCCAGATGAACGTTCTGGACAGCGAAATGGTCGTGGCGGATTTGAAACGCCATGGCTACACCATCGTCGATTCGCCCAAGGATGCGGACTGTGTTTTCTACAACACTTGCAGCGTCCGAGAGCACGCCGAAGAAAAGGTGTACAGCGCTCTGGGCAAGATCCGCGAAGCCAAGGATCGCAATCCCGACAAGCTGATCGGCGTGATGGGATGCATGGCGCAAAAAGATCAAGAGATCATCTTCAAACGTGCACCCTACGTCGACATGGTGATCGGACCGGGCCAGTTGCACACCATTCCCGATTTGATTGAAAAGGTTCGCAGCGGCCAAGGTCGCCAAATGGCGGTCTCGCTCGGTCGAACCGACGGCAAACAGGCCATCGTTGCACGTAGCCACGAAACCTTCGATCCGCTTCGTGATCCCACGATGCGGCCGACACCTTTCCAAGCGTACCTGCGGATTCAGATCGGTTGCGACAAGTTCTGCACCTATTGCGTCGTCCCCAACACACGTGGACCCGAACAGGGACGTCCGCCAGAGCAGATTCTCTCCGAAGCACGCATCCTTGCCGACCAGGGCTGCCGTGAAATCACGCTGTTGGGTCAAACGGTCAACAGCTACAAATACAAGGACGGCGATCACACGACCGACATGACGTCCCTGCTCGAGCAACTGCACGAGGTCGACGGAATCGATCGGATCAAGTTCGTGACAAATTATCCCAAGGACATGACCGAGCGATTGCTGATCGCCGTTCACGAGCTGCCAAAGGTCTCGCCGTACTTGCACGTGCCCGCACAAAGCGGTAGCGACGATGTCCTGAAGCGGATGAAGCGCGGCTACACGATTGCAGACTACATGGAGATGTTCGAAAGGATCGAGCGGTTGGTCCCCGAAGCCACCGTCAGCAGCGATTTCATCGTGGGCTTCTGTGGTGAAACCGAGGAAGATTTTGAAAAGTCCGTCGCCCTGATCGAGCGTTGTCGATTCAAGAACAGCTTCATTTTCCAATACAGCGTCCGACCGGGAACCAAAGCATCGGAGCGTTTGGTTGACGATATTCCTCGCGAAGTCAAAGCGGATCGCAATCATCGTTTGCTGGAAGTTCAAAACCGCGTCGCCCAAGAAGAAAACGACAAGCTGATCGGTCAAACCGTCGAGATCTTGGTCG from Stieleria varia carries:
- the rpsD gene encoding 30S ribosomal protein S4, which codes for MARYTGPKARVNRRLGTLIYETAGAVRALDRRNTPPGMHVRGRRPSNYGLALMEKQKIKHYYGLGERQLRRYFDAVGRKAGNTGELLLLMCERRLDNVVRRAGFTKTRPQARQGITHGHFCVNGVKVTKPSFLLRPGDIVEVRGRENLKNLYRGVIANASPDPLDWVAFDSEGLKLTVLGLPGPTDISLPVDANSVVEFLSR
- the lpdA gene encoding dihydrolipoyl dehydrogenase, which encodes MHCPVVVLGGGPGGYAAAFLAADEGLDVTIVEAEPRLGGTCLLRGCIPSKALLHVAKVIHEVDDLRENWGVTYDGAPKIDVDKVRARKDQVISNLTGGLANLAKRRKVKVIQARGSFVDSTTLALEGDHESIPESRRITFDHCVLATGSVPAMPPVFDIGSDRVMDSTGALKLVDIPETLLVIGGGYIGLEMGSVYAQLGSKVTVVELAESLLPGADPDLVKPLAKRIDKLCEGRVRLNTKVGSVAEVGDKVEVTFEGPAHFGHEQFDRVLVSIGRRPVTRGLGLENTKVVVNARGFVECDASQRTADPHILAIGDVAGDPMLAHKATHEGRVAAEVIAGKPVTFDKVAIPAVVFTDPEIAWAGLTELEAKQQGRAVDVEVYPWAASGRAQALGITDGLTKWLVDPETNRVLGCGIVGSGAGELIAEAVLAIEMGCEVHDITESVHPHPTLSETLMNAGEVHFGTATEIYKPKRH
- a CDS encoding dockerin type I domain-containing protein; the protein is MRRPAILRSHARKNSLRRSPGPRLRMEMLESRLLLAAELSFSSEILQSTTLSLADLAAADFAIDSAPLAESNAAPDFIPTKHDPVARVIGQDLFDVYQVAGRSFGPNVTSRVETLSSTVQQSGLLVNQNGDVLIEIIADTDLDSLRMDLLGTGFIENGFFGKILSGSIDPIKLDDLSALESVRFIRPIYPSISNVGTVSNQADAAMRSDIARATFNVDGSGLKIGVISDSFDKNSGGGGAAGGIASGNLPGPGNPNGFTTPVQVLEDEPNGVNANHSDEGRAMLELIHDIAPAAELAFHTGFAGPANFAQGILDLAAAGADVIVDDVSNFAQPFFQDGIIAQAAAQVVAQGVPFFSSAGNQGRDSYESVFRTDGTRAHISSSGVITPDPNGDFVAHDFDPSANTDGFQLVALAPGGSATLIFQWDQPFASAGGAGAANDMDIFVYDFQTQLMVAKSDLQNTGQDAIEIVEISNMSSQARFFNILLARYLPAGGPTPGVVKYLAFGSGFDIGEFDTQSSTLYGHHQAIGGAGIAAADYRDTPAFGTNPPSPQPTTSAGGLPILFDTAGNRLATPEVRQQPIVTGPDNTNTSFFVAGNDPDNDSFPNFPGTSAAAPHIAAVAALMLEAAGGPGSLTPAQINTALQITAIDMLSPGFDFDTGFGLVNAEAAIAAVDNGGGGGNPGGGFNGNGNSSGKFYFTAETPDGQRELFASDGSGNNTALLANLSGATASNPADLTLLGDQIIFTALTSNGDRELFVSEGTPSSTKLLKDLSGNAPSKPAELTKVGNQIFFSAEMDNGQRELFVTDGTSVGTRLVENLAGTVASDPKWLTAFKGELYFSANIGANQRELHVSNGTLAGTKPLVNLSGNLNANPQELIAVGDTLFFTARINSTERELFKSDGTASGTKMIENLGSSRSADPVGLTRLGSRVFFTASLANGERELFKSNGTAAGTEIVTNLGGGVSSRPDELTVVDGKLYFAANSSSTQRELFVTTGTALSTQLVKDLNGGASADPVELTEVDGMLAFVASSGDQRELFRSDGTFTGTELVKNIAGSVSSQPQQLTSVRGKLVFVATTGDGQREVFTSDLSSAGTEMLTNLSGDVSSKPRDFIAVPNSFPLVDSYFFTAVTADNQRELFASDGTVAGTKPLTNIGGSISAQPEYLTLVGDRLFFSAMTSANQRELFMSDGTPAGTQLVRDLGGSVSSNPTELTRVGSKLFFAANRSDGQRELFVSDGTFAGTHVVENLAGSVSSQPTDLVEMGGLLYFAAQIGANQRELFVSDGTVAGTKPIVNLSGDVNADPRDLTVVGDTLFFSAVTASGERELHKSDGTPSGTVLVENLSGSVSADPQNLTRYGSQVFFTAMLPSGERELFKSNGFAASTGLVRDLGGSASASPSELIVVDGKLFFAANSSANQRELFVTTGPSSSTVMVANLNNNNSANPVELTEFNGELVFVASAGVQRELFKTDGTESGTVLVKNLNGSDSGEPENLTTLGNQLLFSALDASGDRELYTSDLTNPGTGLFKDMSGSRSSRPLNFTLAPNGISFSNGSTNATNAAPIATPISGDANGDGVVTASDALAVINRLALDQLIGDAEEEMGLLDTNADGRVSADDALFVVNEIRRQRTTPPSGSATSVDSELELQLAADQLALEVL